AATGGACACTTTGTCCATCGATGGCACCAGTGGCAGATTGAATTCGGCCAGCGGCGGCAAAAACAGATAGCCGCCCAGGATGGACCAGATCAGAGCCCGCTGAAGCGGCATTTTGCGAAACAGCCACAAGCAGACCAACGGCCAGATCAACAGCATCAGATATGCAAAACCGTTTGGCATGTTGGTCCTATGGCGTGGTGGCTTTGGGGGAAAATATCATCTGGCCTGACGCCTGTCATCCCGATAGATTCTGTTCACGACGGCGCATCGCGTGGTCAAATTGCAGGTAACCACATGATGAAAATCGAAAATTTTGAAATCGCGGCGACACATCGCCATCCATTTGATGTCCAACCCAAGGGCTCCAACCCATGAAATTTGGCAAAGTCCCCCACCAGATCGAGGTCAATGTGCCAACCCGCCACGCATTGTTTCAGGCTGTGGCTAAACATTTGAAAGAAAACACCGGATTCGCGCTGGCCACGCTGAACCTCGATCACCTCACCAAACTGCCGGAAGAACCTCCATTTCTCGCCGCCTACCGTGCACAAGATCTGGTGGTGGCCGATGGCCGGCCCGTTGTCTGGCTGTCCAAGATCGCGCGGCAACCGGTTGAACTGATGCCGGGGTCTGACATGATCCTGCCGCTTTGCGATCTGTGTGTTGAAAATGGACGGTCCATCGCCCTCGTTGGCAGCAGTGATGAGGCCTTGTCGGGCGCAGCAAAAGCGTTGAAAGCCCGCGTTCCGGGGCTGGAGGTGTCTTTCATCCACGCGCCGCCCTATGGATTTGATCCGCAAGGCGCTGCCGCAGACGAGATCCTTCGTGATCTGGCGAGCAGCGGCGCAGGGCTTTGTTTCATTGCCCTTGGCGCGCCCAAGCAAGAGATTTTCGCAGCACGGGGCCGGCAAATGGCCCCCGATGTCGGATTTGCTTCTATCGGCGCGGGGCTGGATTTCTTTTCCGGCCATCAGGTGCGTGCGCCCAAGATCATGCGCATGGTGGCGATGGAATGGTTATGGCGGGCACTGCAAAGCCCGCGCCGCATGGTCCCGCGCTATGCCAAGTGTTTCGCGATCCTCCCGGGGCTCACGATCGACGCGCTGCGCCAACGATAAGGCTATTTGTATTCGATAATCTCAGATTTGCGCCCCGAAATCCGGCGCAAGTGATATTGCACCGCCCCCAAGCCTTCGGGAAACTTTGAAAAGGTCGTCAACGCCGCCCATGCCAACCCGCCTTGCCGGGACAGGCGCAGAACTTGCAACGGATAGATCCCCAGCAGCAACAGCGCCCAAGGGCTGATCAACAAAGCCAACAGCAGGATGAACAGGGGCAACACCGCCCCCCAGATCAACGCACGGCGGCTCTCTGCCACCCAATGCCGCTCCGGCGGCGCACCATGCAGCGCCGCTCCTTCTGCAAAGGCATGGCCTGCCCGCTGGCTGCGCTTCCACCACTGGCTGAGGCGGGTGATCTCGGCGTCATGCCATGTCATCTCTGCATCCAGACGCCAGATCTTCCATCCGTTCTGGCGCAAACGCAGGCAGAGTTCCGGCTCCTCTCCTGCAATCAGGCTGTCACGATAACCGCCCAACTCCCTCAGTGGTGCAACCCGCATCAGGGCATCACCACCGCAAGCCAAAGTTTGCCCCACCGGCGTGTCCCATTCGCGGTCAATCAAACGGTTGTAAACTGAAGCCTCCGGAAACCGTTCGCGCCGCCGACCGCAGACAACCGCCACATCGGGATGGGCTTCGAGGAACGTGCGAGCGGTGTCAATCCACCCCGACCGCAGGGCGCAATCTCCGTCAAGGAATTGAACCAATTCAACCCCTTCTGCAACCTCCACCAATCCGGCATTGCGCGCACGGGCCGCTGTGAACGGCTGGATCAGATCCAATGTAACCACCTGCGCACCCTGGCTTTGCGCCGCCTCAACAGACCCATCGGTGGACCCCGAATCCACATAGATCACCTGATCGACCTGCCCCTCAAGCGCCGCAAGACAGGCAATCAACCGCGCCCCTTCGTTGCGCCCGATGACGACCGCTGCAACCGTCATTGGCCCACCTTTGAAAGATACTCAGAAAACCGCTTGGACCCGACAAGAAACCCCGCGCGGATCAACAATTCCACCCGATTCCAAGGCCGCGCATCCAGTGAAAACAGCGTCACATCCGGCACATTGCGCATCACCGCCGCGCGGCGGGCATCTTCACCATGCGCCACATCCCCTGCGCCCAGCGATGCCGCATCCCGCGCCCCCGGATCATTGGCGAATTTGTAGTGTTTGATCACCCCGGTGATGTCGGCGCAACGCACCCCCATCGACAAATGCGGATGCGGCGCGGGCGTTACCTCCGGCCCGTTGAAGATCAGCGGATGTTTGGTCAGACAACAGGCCTCGCCAAAGACCTTGCCGCGCACCCCGCCAAAGCAGAACTGTATATCGCGGTGCGTGTTCGTGTTGCCTTTGAGCAGCTCTGAAAACGGGATCTCGGCGCTGTGGTAATCATATTTGTCCACTGTGCTAATATCGAAATAGCTAAATTCCTCAAGCACTTGGGCGTAAGGCAAATGTGCCACTTCGCGCAGCGGCGCTTTGGGAAACATCTCTAACATCTGCGCCACCATCGCGGTGGCCCCCTGCCCTTTGAGATAGTCAATCAGCCCATCAATGCCCAAACGCTCCCGGCCTTCGAAATCAAAAATCTCATCCATGTCCACATAGAGGCACCACCGGTTCTGCCCATATGTGTTGGCCGGATATTGCCGGATCAGGTCTTCGAATCCCGCCAATGGCAATGCGCTTTGGTCAATGATCGTGCCGGGCTCTGCCGCGATGCGGGGCAGTGTGTCGTCGGTGGACCCATTGTCGATAAAGACAAAATGCCGGATGCCCATGGCGCGGTAATGGGCAAAAAATGCATCCAGATAATAGCTGCCGTTGCGCACCAGGGCGATCAGCACCACTTCATCGGCACCGGCGTCCAGTTGCGCGGGCCCGTGCAGATGTCGCAAGGAGCGTGCAAATTGCTGGCGGCGGCGCCGTTCGCGCATTTTGTGCAGGGCGCGGCGCATCAGATGGATCGGGCTTTTCATAGGCGCGTGATACGCCAGCGGCGGCGGCGGGTCTACTATTCTGCGCCCGCGCGATGTTCTTTCCAGCGCAGGTATGCATTTGCGCCCCAGGTGGCAAAAGGTTGCGGGGGCAAGGGCTTGGGTGCCGCTTCGGCGTCGAAATGGGCAGTGATCTCCGAGCGGTGCCCCATTGCTGCCTCGGCGGCAGCGATGCCCGTCAGGGTGCCCCGCGCCGTGCCAAGCCCGTTTTGGGCGCAGGCGGCGTAGACGCCATCGTCAATCTGATCCGTAACGCTGACCCCGTTGAGCGTCAGGCACAGATGTCCAGCCCAAGCGTATTGCATCGGCATTCCCGCCAGCTGCGCAAACCGGTTGTCGAATTTTTCGCGGTGGACTTGCCCGGCACGGGCCACATCGCGGGGCGTTGCCATCATGCCTGGGCGCAGGGTCGCGCAGGTCCGCGTGATGATCCGGTTGCCCCCCTGTGCGGAGTCGATGCGCCGCATGGTTGTGCCCATCGGATCGGACGGCGTAATGCCCCAGCGCGGCGCGCCGCCCAAACGGGCCAGCGCATCCTTGTCCAACTCTGGCGTCATGGAGGCATAGAGGAACAACTGCATCAACTGCCCCTTGGCGATGCCAAAGCTTTCCAGATGACCGTTGTTCGCCAGAATGATCCGGGGTGCAGTGATCTGGCCCTGCGCGGTGGTCACAGACCAGTCACTGCCCTGCCGGGCAAACCCGGTCACGGCAGAGCTTTCGTAAATCTGCACATCCCCGCGGCGTAGCCCCTCCGCCAAACCGCGAATATATCCCGCAGGCTGCAAGATCATGGTTCCGGGTGTGAACAGGCCAGAGCGATAGTGGTTGCTGCCGGTCAAATCTTGCATGTGTTGGGCGTCCAAGGTTTCGCTGGTCTCGCCCAAGGACGCCAGATGCCGCGCATAGCTGGCGTTATGCGCCTCCCCCTTGGCCGTGGCGGCACCGTTCACCTTGCCCGCCGGATCGGCATAGGCTGGATTGATCCCGTATTGCGCCACCGCATCAGCGGCAAAGGCGATCGCCCGCCGATTGAGCGCGATCAGCGCCGCATCATCGCCCGCCCCCGCGTAATCCTCCGAGGCCAGATCATGCGGCAGGTCAATCATAAAGCCCGAGTTGCGCCCTGCACTGCCTTCGGCAATCCGCAAACCGTCCAGCACAACTATGCGCAACCCTTTATCGAGCTGCCGCAGACGCCGTGCCGCTGACAGGCCAGCAAAGCCCGCGCCAATCACCACGACATCGGCGATTTGAGAGCCTGAAAAAGGGGCAGTCACCGGATATGGGCCAAGAATTTCCGCCCATGCGGCGGGGGTATCGAACTGCGGTGCACGTCTTGCGCGATAGTTGGTCACAGACCCAACCGCGGCTTGAGAGCCTCCAACCCGGCGACCAATGCATCATGTGCACCGGTCTCCTGCATATGCGCCTTGAGGCTGGCGTTCAGCCCGCCTTCGGTTGCAAGCCCCTGCAAGAGCGTATCAAAATCCGCATCGCTGGTGGCCATCTGCCGAAGAAACCCTGCAAAGACCCCAGCCACATAACCTTCTGCCGCCTTGGGATCGCCGGTCTGATCGCCCAGCCACTGTGCCCCGGTCTGCATCAGCGCGATCAGCGGCGCAGACAGCGCACTGCCCGCGAAATGCGCGTTCAGCGCGGCTTCGCTGGCAACCGCAAACACATGATCGCTGTCACCAAAGAGCGCTGTCAATGCAGTGGAGGCCGGATAGACCGGCAGCATCGAACCGCCCGTGCTGATCGCCGACAAAGGAATGGTCATCGCAATATCCGTCGCTGGCGCGCACAGCTGTTGCAAGGTCTCATGGCTCACATCCACCATCACCGAAATCACCGCTTGGTCGGCTCGAAACGGAAGGCTTGGCAAAGCCTGCCGCGCAACATCTGCCATCAGGCACAGAAACACTACGTCTGATCCGGCCACCACATCCGCATTCGCGGCCACGGTTGCCCCATCGACCTCAGCAGCCAATTGCGCCGCAACCTGCGCGTTGCGCTCTGACACCATGATCTGATGCCCGCGCCCCGCCAGTCCGCGCACCATGGCGGCGGCGATTTCGCCGGTGCCAATAAACCCGATGCGCATCAGGACACCTCGCCGTCGCTGTCATCGGACAGATCAATCCAGATCGTCTTGAGCTGGGTATATTGATCATGGGCATGCACGGAATTGTCGCGTCCACCAAAGCCTGATTGTTTGAACCCGCCAAACGGGGTGGAAATGTCCCCCTCCCCATAGCTGTTCACCGTCACCGTACCCGCCCGCAGCATCCGTGCACCGCGCAGGGCGCGTTTGCCATTGGCCGTGAAGATCGACGCGCAGAGGCCATAGTCGGTGTCATTGGCCACCGCGATGGCCTCCTCAAAGCTGCTGACCGCGATCACGCTCAGAACCGGGCCGAAGATCTCGTCCCGTGCAAGGGTATGAGTGTTGCTTGGCAACTCCAAAACCGTCGCTTCGACAAAAGCACCGCCTTGCGTTCCGCCGCCGATCACCGCCTTAGGAGCGCCCTCCAAATAGCCGGAAACCTTATCAAAATGGGCCTTTGATACCATCGCCCCAAGCCGCGTTTCAGGATCAAGCGGATCGCCCAAAGGCCATTCCCGCGCATGGGCTTCGATCCGGTCCAACAACGCGTCTTTGACATCGCGGTGCACGATCAAACGGCTGATGGCCGAACAGTTTTCGCCCATGTTCCAGAATGCGCCGTTGACGACATGCGCGGCCACCGCATCGAGGTTTTCGGCATCTTCCATCACCACGCAGGGGTTCTTGCCGCCCATCTCAAGCACCACTTCCTTGGCGTTGCTTTCAGCGGCATAGCTGAGAAACTTTTTGCCCGTGACGGTCGAGCCGGTGAAGCTGACCATGTCCACATCCATATGGCGGCCCAGAGGTTCGCCCACCTCTGCCCCGCCGCCGGGCAGCACGTTCAGCACACCGCGTGGCACACCGGCCTCATGGGCCAGTTCAGCCACCCGCAAAGCGGTGAGCGAGGTTTCTTCCGCCGGTTTCACCACCACCGAACATCCCGCCGCAAGCGCTGGGCCAATTTTCCACGCCAGCATCAACAAAGGGAAGTTCCACGGCAGGATCAGCCCCACCACGCCAATGGGTTCGCGCACCACCATGGCGACGTGATCATCGCTTGCCGGGGCGACCTGATCATACATCTTATCAATGGCTTCCGCGTGCCACTTGATGCAGGTACTGGTCTCTGGCAAGTCCACGGTTTCGCAATCAAAGATGGTTTTGCCGCTGTCGATGCTTTCCATCACCGCCAGTTCGCGGGCATTGCGGGTCAGCAATTTGGCAAAGCGGATCAGGACATCCTTACGCTCTGACGGATGCCGGCGGGACCAACGGCCATCCTCAAAAGCCTCGCGGGCTTTGGACACGGCAAAATCAACATCTTCTGCACCACAGGCGGCAATCTCGGCCAAGGGCTCTCCGGTTGCGGGGTTCACGGTCGTGAAGGTTTCACCAGACGTGGCCGGACGATAGCTGCCATCCACAAATGCCGCCGCCGGAAGGTCGAGATCGGCAGCGATCGCACGGTATTCTTCTTTTGTAAGCAATCCCATGATCTTAACCTTTCTGAATGTCAGCAATGGTGGATTTGAGCACACGGATCACCTGATCCAATTCGCGTTTGTCGTCTTTGTTCAATGGCTTAAGCGGCGGCATCACCCCGCCCGTGTTCACCCCGGCCATCGTGGTGCCATGTTTGACACATTGC
This window of the Sulfitobacter mediterraneus genome carries:
- a CDS encoding WecB/TagA/CpsF family glycosyltransferase — its product is MKFGKVPHQIEVNVPTRHALFQAVAKHLKENTGFALATLNLDHLTKLPEEPPFLAAYRAQDLVVADGRPVVWLSKIARQPVELMPGSDMILPLCDLCVENGRSIALVGSSDEALSGAAKALKARVPGLEVSFIHAPPYGFDPQGAAADEILRDLASSGAGLCFIALGAPKQEIFAARGRQMAPDVGFASIGAGLDFFSGHQVRAPKIMRMVAMEWLWRALQSPRRMVPRYAKCFAILPGLTIDALRQR
- a CDS encoding glycosyltransferase family 2 protein — its product is MTVAAVVIGRNEGARLIACLAALEGQVDQVIYVDSGSTDGSVEAAQSQGAQVVTLDLIQPFTAARARNAGLVEVAEGVELVQFLDGDCALRSGWIDTARTFLEAHPDVAVVCGRRRERFPEASVYNRLIDREWDTPVGQTLACGGDALMRVAPLRELGGYRDSLIAGEEPELCLRLRQNGWKIWRLDAEMTWHDAEITRLSQWWKRSQRAGHAFAEGAALHGAPPERHWVAESRRALIWGAVLPLFILLLALLISPWALLLLGIYPLQVLRLSRQGGLAWAALTTFSKFPEGLGAVQYHLRRISGRKSEIIEYK
- a CDS encoding glycosyltransferase family 2 protein, which gives rise to MKSPIHLMRRALHKMRERRRRQQFARSLRHLHGPAQLDAGADEVVLIALVRNGSYYLDAFFAHYRAMGIRHFVFIDNGSTDDTLPRIAAEPGTIIDQSALPLAGFEDLIRQYPANTYGQNRWCLYVDMDEIFDFEGRERLGIDGLIDYLKGQGATAMVAQMLEMFPKAPLREVAHLPYAQVLEEFSYFDISTVDKYDYHSAEIPFSELLKGNTNTHRDIQFCFGGVRGKVFGEACCLTKHPLIFNGPEVTPAPHPHLSMGVRCADITGVIKHYKFANDPGARDAASLGAGDVAHGEDARRAAVMRNVPDVTLFSLDARPWNRVELLIRAGFLVGSKRFSEYLSKVGQ
- a CDS encoding NAD(P)/FAD-dependent oxidoreductase; amino-acid sequence: MTNYRARRAPQFDTPAAWAEILGPYPVTAPFSGSQIADVVVIGAGFAGLSAARRLRQLDKGLRIVVLDGLRIAEGSAGRNSGFMIDLPHDLASEDYAGAGDDAALIALNRRAIAFAADAVAQYGINPAYADPAGKVNGAATAKGEAHNASYARHLASLGETSETLDAQHMQDLTGSNHYRSGLFTPGTMILQPAGYIRGLAEGLRRGDVQIYESSAVTGFARQGSDWSVTTAQGQITAPRIILANNGHLESFGIAKGQLMQLFLYASMTPELDKDALARLGGAPRWGITPSDPMGTTMRRIDSAQGGNRIITRTCATLRPGMMATPRDVARAGQVHREKFDNRFAQLAGMPMQYAWAGHLCLTLNGVSVTDQIDDGVYAACAQNGLGTARGTLTGIAAAEAAMGHRSEITAHFDAEAAPKPLPPQPFATWGANAYLRWKEHRAGAE
- a CDS encoding NAD(P)-binding domain-containing protein yields the protein MRIGFIGTGEIAAAMVRGLAGRGHQIMVSERNAQVAAQLAAEVDGATVAANADVVAGSDVVFLCLMADVARQALPSLPFRADQAVISVMVDVSHETLQQLCAPATDIAMTIPLSAISTGGSMLPVYPASTALTALFGDSDHVFAVASEAALNAHFAGSALSAPLIALMQTGAQWLGDQTGDPKAAEGYVAGVFAGFLRQMATSDADFDTLLQGLATEGGLNASLKAHMQETGAHDALVAGLEALKPRLGL
- a CDS encoding aldehyde dehydrogenase translates to MGLLTKEEYRAIAADLDLPAAAFVDGSYRPATSGETFTTVNPATGEPLAEIAACGAEDVDFAVSKAREAFEDGRWSRRHPSERKDVLIRFAKLLTRNARELAVMESIDSGKTIFDCETVDLPETSTCIKWHAEAIDKMYDQVAPASDDHVAMVVREPIGVVGLILPWNFPLLMLAWKIGPALAAGCSVVVKPAEETSLTALRVAELAHEAGVPRGVLNVLPGGGAEVGEPLGRHMDVDMVSFTGSTVTGKKFLSYAAESNAKEVVLEMGGKNPCVVMEDAENLDAVAAHVVNGAFWNMGENCSAISRLIVHRDVKDALLDRIEAHAREWPLGDPLDPETRLGAMVSKAHFDKVSGYLEGAPKAVIGGGTQGGAFVEATVLELPSNTHTLARDEIFGPVLSVIAVSSFEEAIAVANDTDYGLCASIFTANGKRALRGARMLRAGTVTVNSYGEGDISTPFGGFKQSGFGGRDNSVHAHDQYTQLKTIWIDLSDDSDGEVS